A single Nitrosospira multiformis ATCC 25196 DNA region contains:
- the hisS gene encoding histidine--tRNA ligase — MPTRGIQAVRGMNDILPDQIDRWEFFEQSVRDWMAAYGYRNIRMPIVEQTDLFVRSIGAVTDIVEKEMYTFVDHLNGESLTLRPEGTASCVRAVLEHNLLYSGPQRLYYSGAMFRHERPQKGRYRQFHQVGAEALGYGGPDIDAELIIMGADLWKRLGVSGVRLEIGTLGSAESRSVHRTRLIDYLQRHLCKLDEDASRRLHSNPLRILDSKNAGMREIIEGAPRLLDDLDEDSLIHFERLQQILREQGVDFEINPRLVRGLDYYNRTVFEWVTDKLGAQGTVCAGGRYDGLVEQVGGKATPACGFALGVERVLALVMDSIIPQAPPDVYVVHKGDAAAGFAWKTARHLRDRGFQAILHCGEGSFKAQMRKADASGARFAIIIGDDEAQAGEISIKPLREAAEQVRVGLAEAADLLKRA; from the coding sequence ATGCCCACTAGGGGGATTCAGGCTGTACGCGGGATGAACGACATCCTGCCCGATCAGATTGACCGGTGGGAGTTCTTCGAGCAAAGTGTCCGCGACTGGATGGCGGCTTATGGCTACCGCAATATCCGTATGCCGATAGTCGAGCAGACCGACCTGTTTGTGCGTTCCATCGGTGCGGTCACAGATATCGTCGAGAAAGAGATGTACACCTTCGTGGATCATCTCAACGGCGAGAGCCTGACACTGCGGCCGGAAGGAACCGCGTCCTGCGTGCGTGCGGTGCTTGAGCATAATCTGCTCTATTCCGGCCCGCAACGGCTATATTATTCGGGTGCGATGTTCCGCCACGAGCGTCCGCAAAAAGGACGTTACCGGCAATTCCATCAGGTCGGCGCCGAAGCTCTGGGGTATGGCGGACCCGACATCGATGCCGAGCTCATCATCATGGGCGCCGACTTGTGGAAGCGGCTCGGCGTTTCCGGGGTGCGGCTCGAAATCGGGACGCTTGGCAGTGCGGAGTCGCGCTCGGTGCACCGTACCCGCCTGATCGATTACCTGCAGCGGCATCTATGCAAGCTGGATGAAGATGCATCCAGGCGCCTGCACAGCAATCCCCTACGCATACTCGACAGCAAGAATGCGGGGATGAGAGAGATTATCGAGGGCGCTCCGCGGTTACTGGATGACCTGGACGAGGACTCTCTCATTCATTTTGAACGCTTGCAGCAAATCCTGCGCGAGCAGGGGGTCGACTTCGAGATCAACCCGCGGCTGGTACGGGGGCTGGATTATTATAATCGCACCGTATTCGAGTGGGTTACCGACAAGCTGGGGGCGCAGGGAACCGTCTGCGCAGGTGGACGTTATGACGGACTGGTAGAACAGGTTGGCGGCAAGGCTACCCCCGCATGCGGATTTGCCCTGGGCGTGGAACGAGTGCTGGCACTGGTGATGGACAGTATCATCCCTCAGGCTCCTCCTGATGTCTATGTGGTTCACAAGGGCGATGCCGCGGCCGGGTTTGCCTGGAAAACGGCAAGACACTTGCGGGATCGTGGGTTCCAGGCAATTCTGCATTGCGGAGAGGGCAGCTTCAAGGCGCAGATGAGAAAAGCCGACGCCAGCGGAGCGCGTTTTGCGATCATCATCGGAGATGATGAAGCGCAAGCCGGCGAAATAAGCATCAAGCCGCTGCGGGAAGCGGCGGAGCAGGTCCGGGTAGGCCTTGCGGAAGCTGCCGACCTGCTGAAAAGGGCCTGA
- the ispG gene encoding flavodoxin-dependent (E)-4-hydroxy-3-methylbut-2-enyl-diphosphate synthase, translating into MSMVQSAFPPRRNSVGVQVGSIRIGGGAPIVVQSMTNTDTEDEIATTVQVAQLARAGSELVRITVNTAEAARAVPGIRARLDDMGCQVPLIGDFHFNGHKLVTEYPGCARALAKYRINPGNVGHGKKRDEQFSILIEAACKYEKPVRIGVNWGSLDPELLARMMDENARSGDPRDASAVMYEALITSALQSAERAEEIGLGRDRIILSCKMSGVRDLITVYRALAARCDYALHLGLTEAGMGSKGIVASTAALSVLLLEGIGDTIRISLTPEPGGDRAREVVVAQEILQTTGLRAFVPLVAACPGCGRTTSTYFQELAESIQGYVREQMLVWREEYEGVENMTLAVMGCVVNGPGESKHANIGISLPGSGERPVAPVFVDGQKAVTLKGDNIAGEFRQIVDEYVQMKYPKKAVDAH; encoded by the coding sequence ATGTCTATGGTTCAAAGTGCTTTTCCCCCACGCCGGAACAGCGTGGGCGTTCAGGTAGGTTCGATCCGGATCGGCGGGGGCGCGCCCATCGTAGTGCAGTCCATGACCAATACCGATACGGAAGATGAAATCGCTACCACCGTGCAAGTGGCCCAGCTTGCGCGTGCCGGATCCGAACTCGTGCGCATCACCGTCAATACGGCCGAAGCAGCCAGGGCGGTGCCGGGTATCAGGGCGCGACTCGACGATATGGGTTGCCAAGTTCCCCTGATAGGCGATTTTCACTTCAATGGCCATAAACTCGTGACTGAGTATCCCGGTTGCGCCCGTGCGCTGGCGAAATACCGTATCAATCCCGGTAATGTCGGGCACGGAAAGAAACGTGACGAACAGTTTTCCATTCTGATCGAAGCGGCCTGCAAGTATGAAAAACCGGTGCGCATCGGGGTCAACTGGGGAAGCCTCGATCCAGAGCTGCTGGCGCGCATGATGGACGAGAATGCCCGCTCCGGGGACCCGAGGGATGCCTCCGCGGTAATGTACGAAGCCTTGATTACCTCTGCGCTTCAAAGCGCTGAGCGTGCGGAGGAGATCGGGCTGGGGCGTGACAGAATCATATTGTCATGCAAGATGAGCGGCGTGAGAGACCTCATTACCGTTTATCGCGCCCTTGCGGCCCGCTGCGATTATGCGCTGCACCTGGGGCTCACCGAGGCGGGCATGGGTTCGAAGGGGATTGTTGCTTCCACGGCGGCATTGTCGGTACTGCTTCTCGAAGGTATCGGCGATACGATACGGATATCGTTGACGCCCGAACCAGGCGGAGACCGCGCGCGCGAAGTGGTCGTGGCCCAGGAGATACTGCAAACCACCGGTTTGCGCGCTTTTGTGCCTCTGGTTGCCGCCTGTCCCGGCTGCGGCCGTACCACCAGCACCTATTTTCAGGAGCTGGCGGAAAGCATCCAGGGCTACGTGCGCGAGCAGATGCTGGTATGGCGCGAGGAATACGAAGGTGTGGAAAATATGACCCTCGCTGTGATGGGGTGCGTGGTCAATGGTCCCGGCGAAAGCAAGCATGCCAATATCGGCATCAGCCTGCCGGGCTCGGGGGAACGGCCTGTGGCGCCGGTATTTGTGGATGGCCAGAAGGCTGTAACGCTGAAGGGCGATAATATTGCAGGAGAGTTTCGCCAGATAGTCGATGAATATGTGCAGATGAAATACCCCAAGAAAGCAGTCGATGCCCACTAG
- a CDS encoding helix-turn-helix domain-containing protein: protein MEAPESSDIEQHEEPKKTGEQVGQVLRAARLERGLDIEDVARQLRFAARQVTALEEDEYDKLAGGPFLRGFVRNYAKLLQLDEAPLLKLLEQSVPPPTTHVGRPPSEEIPFPSGQEYLKRNVVLGGGIVLAITLLGYAIYSGDKASVANQPDMAMESEKDTGQPTLSFPFPSQAPPAEVPESQAPAPSALVPDMASQREPGIAALEETAPSADTGREQDTVASAPKDAAAGSGAEASAGEPLTLPLAPPPAVQTAPTAPAVPGGEPANVPVAPKPPQVTVAPKPSEGPVTSKPSGSAVTPKPPQVAVAPKPLEGPVTSQPSESAVTSKPPQVAVAPKPSEGAATSKPSESAVTPKPPQVAATPKPPPAKAGIRLTFAGESWVQVKDGNGKLLLSRVNPPGSEQVLRGKPPYSLMIGNPGQVKLVYNSKPVDLSIFAKLPGGMAHLVLQ from the coding sequence ATGGAAGCTCCTGAAAGTAGCGACATCGAGCAGCATGAGGAACCAAAAAAAACCGGAGAGCAGGTCGGCCAGGTGCTGCGCGCTGCGCGGCTGGAACGCGGCCTGGATATTGAGGACGTTGCGCGCCAGTTACGCTTTGCAGCCCGGCAGGTGACGGCACTCGAAGAGGATGAATACGATAAGCTTGCGGGCGGCCCCTTCCTGCGCGGATTCGTGCGCAACTATGCCAAATTGCTGCAACTGGATGAAGCGCCGTTATTGAAGTTGCTTGAACAGTCGGTTCCTCCTCCGACGACGCACGTGGGGCGGCCTCCAAGTGAGGAGATTCCCTTTCCCTCCGGGCAGGAGTATCTGAAACGCAACGTGGTCCTCGGCGGAGGAATTGTCCTGGCCATCACTCTGCTGGGGTACGCGATCTATAGTGGTGACAAGGCTTCCGTTGCCAATCAGCCCGACATGGCAATGGAATCGGAGAAAGACACCGGGCAACCGACTCTTTCATTCCCGTTTCCATCGCAGGCGCCCCCAGCGGAAGTGCCGGAATCTCAGGCTCCCGCACCTTCCGCGCTTGTTCCCGATATGGCTTCCCAGCGAGAGCCGGGTATTGCCGCCCTCGAGGAGACAGCACCTTCCGCGGATACAGGCAGAGAGCAGGACACCGTGGCGTCCGCTCCTAAAGACGCGGCCGCTGGGAGCGGTGCCGAAGCTTCCGCTGGAGAGCCTCTCACCCTGCCTCTTGCGCCGCCACCGGCGGTCCAGACCGCTCCCACAGCACCGGCAGTTCCAGGGGGGGAGCCCGCCAATGTCCCAGTGGCTCCGAAGCCGCCCCAGGTTACAGTTGCTCCAAAGCCATCTGAGGGCCCAGTTACTTCGAAGCCATCTGGGAGCGCAGTTACCCCGAAGCCGCCTCAGGTCGCAGTTGCTCCGAAGCCACTTGAGGGCCCAGTTACTTCGCAGCCATCTGAGAGCGCAGTTACTTCGAAGCCGCCTCAGGTCGCAGTTGCTCCGAAGCCATCTGAGGGCGCAGCTACTTCGAAGCCATCTGAGAGCGCAGTTACCCCGAAGCCGCCCCAGGTCGCCGCTACTCCGAAGCCACCTCCTGCAAAAGCTGGAATTCGTCTGACGTTTGCCGGCGAGTCATGGGTGCAAGTCAAGGATGGCAACGGGAAATTGCTTCTCTCAAGAGTCAATCCTCCTGGCAGCGAGCAGGTGCTGCGTGGTAAGCCGCCCTATTCTCTCATGATCGGAAACCCGGGGCAGGTCAAGCTTGTCTACAATAGCAAACCAGTCGATCTCTCGATTTTCGCCAAACTTCCCGGTGGAATGGCACATCTCGTGCTCCAATAG
- the rlmN gene encoding 23S rRNA (adenine(2503)-C(2))-methyltransferase RlmN — translation MSINLLDFDAKGLTGFCAEIGEKPFRARQLLRWIHRTGEADFDAMSDLAKGLREKLAAAAVIEPPKVISDHTASDGTRKWLLSVGAGNGIETVYIPETSRGTLCISSQVGCALACAFCSTGRQGFNRNLTVAEIIGQLWWANKALTETFTSEAGRERPITNIVMMGMGEPLTNFENVVTSLDLMLDDNAYGLSRRRVTVSTSGIIPAMDRLRERCPVALAVSLHAPNDALRDQLVPINRKYPIRELLGACERYLQSAPRDFITFEYVMLDGVNDSVAQARELVQLVRDIPCKLNLIPFNPFPDSGFRRSSANAVSRFRDVLMEAGLVTTVRKTRGDDIAAACGQLAGKVLDKTRRVPRNIAEAAG, via the coding sequence ATGAGCATCAATCTTCTGGATTTTGATGCGAAAGGGCTTACCGGTTTCTGTGCGGAAATCGGTGAGAAGCCGTTCCGCGCCCGTCAACTGCTGCGCTGGATACACCGGACCGGTGAAGCCGATTTCGATGCCATGAGCGACCTCGCGAAAGGATTGCGGGAAAAGCTGGCGGCTGCCGCCGTGATAGAACCGCCGAAAGTCATCAGCGATCATACCGCTTCCGATGGTACTCGCAAATGGCTGCTGTCGGTCGGCGCGGGTAATGGAATCGAAACAGTCTACATACCGGAAACGAGCCGGGGGACGCTGTGTATTTCCAGCCAGGTAGGGTGTGCGCTCGCATGCGCATTTTGTTCCACCGGGAGGCAAGGGTTCAACCGTAATCTGACGGTGGCGGAAATCATCGGCCAATTGTGGTGGGCGAATAAAGCGCTGACGGAAACGTTCACGAGCGAGGCGGGACGCGAGCGTCCCATCACCAATATAGTCATGATGGGGATGGGAGAGCCGCTGACGAATTTCGAAAATGTAGTGACCTCGCTCGACCTGATGCTGGACGACAATGCTTATGGCTTATCACGGCGCCGGGTGACCGTGAGCACGTCGGGAATAATCCCGGCCATGGACCGTCTCCGCGAGCGTTGCCCCGTCGCGCTGGCGGTATCCCTGCATGCTCCCAACGACGCGTTGCGCGATCAATTGGTGCCGATCAACAGGAAATACCCGATCAGGGAACTGCTGGGCGCATGCGAGCGCTATCTTCAATCCGCACCCCGAGATTTCATCACTTTTGAATATGTCATGCTGGATGGCGTGAATGACAGCGTGGCGCAAGCGCGTGAATTGGTGCAACTGGTAAGGGACATTCCCTGCAAGTTAAACCTGATTCCGTTCAATCCTTTTCCTGATTCAGGTTTCAGGCGTTCTTCCGCAAACGCCGTATCCCGCTTTCGCGATGTGTTGATGGAGGCAGGATTGGTGACTACGGTACGCAAGACGCGGGGAGATGATATTGCCGCGGCCTGCGGCCAGCTCGCGGGAAAAGTCCTCGACAAGACACGCCGCGTCCCCCGCAACATTGCGGAAGCAGCTGGATGA
- the ndk gene encoding nucleoside-diphosphate kinase has protein sequence MAVERTLSIIKPDAVAKNIIGEIYSRFERNGLKIVASRMVRLSQADAEGFYAVHRERPFFNDLVKFMISGPVMVQVLEGEDAIRKNRDLMGATDPRKAEKGTIRADFAESIDANAVHGSDAPETAAVEIAYFFPELNIYTR, from the coding sequence ATGGCTGTCGAACGAACCCTGTCTATCATCAAGCCGGATGCAGTGGCAAAAAATATAATAGGAGAAATTTACTCCCGCTTTGAACGGAACGGACTGAAAATAGTCGCATCACGGATGGTGCGTCTATCCCAGGCTGATGCTGAGGGTTTTTATGCAGTCCACCGGGAACGGCCGTTCTTCAATGATCTGGTGAAATTCATGATTTCCGGTCCCGTCATGGTACAGGTACTGGAAGGTGAGGATGCCATCAGAAAAAACCGGGATCTGATGGGGGCGACCGATCCGAGGAAGGCCGAAAAGGGGACGATTCGGGCAGATTTTGCCGAGAGTATCGATGCAAACGCTGTGCATGGCTCGGATGCACCTGAAACAGCGGCGGTTGAGATCGCCTATTTTTTTCCGGAACTCAACATTTATACGCGATAA
- a CDS encoding M1 family metallopeptidase encodes MKGMRNSCIPDSGKAARIVSHAPLLIAGITAILFFPAAFAAEAAKSSSAQEVSRVDSPVHYDIRVHIDPLERTLKGRSVITANTREELTLVIGRRFEVLKGRVDGESIGPSATVGAMRAWRIPPEEKLPRRIEIEWRGELSPLDTSLDHRQTLGQNEPVSGESGTFLPDSSGWYPYLAGELASYDLSMELPVGQRGVVAGRLAEESESPQGFRARFEFPAPTGGIDLMAGPYIVETRTIRSAGGKPIVLRTYFHREVADLAGEYLDSVKGYIDLYESWIGAYPFTEFSIVSSPTPTGFGMPTLTYLGLEVLRLPFIRATSLGHEVLHNWWGNGVYPDYAKGNWSEGLTTFMADYAYKERESDSAAREMRQGWLRDFAALSPSQYAPLTSFTSRTHGASQIVGYNKAAMVFLMLRDLLGRETFDRALQTFWREQRFRVASWEDLQRAFETASGRKLHIFFDQWLTRPGAPVVRLTKAVRTKGVGGSHHVSVTLEQPEPAYRLRVPIAVRTQQGEEIHTVDLENTQQVFSIETGVPPLEVILDPDLRLFRHLMPQEATPILRQVMVNKTTVTVLLPESGPARDAAEILATKLQHRAPKLIPGTDNMPATPTLVIGLQDQVDAWLARHELHRPEDMKGKGSAQAWTTRLSDGTTLAVVSARDIESLAALTRPLPHYGRQSYVVFEGAKAVHRGTWPTRPQAVKLD; translated from the coding sequence ATGAAAGGGATGCGAAATAGTTGCATTCCCGATTCCGGAAAGGCTGCCAGGATTGTTTCGCATGCGCCTCTCCTGATTGCTGGCATAACGGCAATTTTGTTTTTCCCTGCTGCATTTGCCGCGGAAGCGGCGAAATCGAGTTCCGCTCAGGAGGTCTCTCGCGTCGATTCCCCGGTCCATTATGACATCCGCGTTCACATCGATCCGCTGGAGCGCACTCTCAAGGGGCGCAGCGTGATCACCGCGAATACTCGGGAGGAACTGACACTTGTGATAGGCCGCCGTTTCGAAGTGCTGAAGGGGCGGGTGGATGGCGAGTCGATCGGCCCCTCTGCGACCGTGGGAGCGATGCGGGCGTGGCGTATTCCGCCGGAAGAGAAGCTTCCCCGTCGCATAGAAATAGAGTGGCGGGGGGAACTGTCTCCGCTGGATACCTCGCTCGATCACCGCCAGACGCTGGGGCAGAACGAGCCAGTCAGTGGCGAATCGGGTACGTTCCTGCCGGATTCGAGCGGCTGGTATCCCTATCTTGCAGGCGAGCTCGCCAGCTATGACTTGAGCATGGAACTCCCGGTCGGGCAGCGGGGGGTGGTCGCCGGACGGCTTGCGGAGGAATCGGAATCGCCGCAGGGATTTCGGGCACGTTTTGAATTTCCCGCTCCCACCGGCGGAATCGATCTCATGGCCGGCCCCTACATTGTCGAAACCCGGACGATCCGCAGCGCGGGGGGCAAGCCGATCGTGCTGAGAACCTATTTCCACCGGGAAGTCGCGGACCTTGCAGGAGAGTACCTCGATTCGGTCAAGGGATATATCGATCTTTATGAATCCTGGATCGGCGCTTATCCATTCACAGAGTTCAGCATCGTCTCAAGCCCGACACCGACAGGTTTTGGCATGCCCACGCTCACCTATCTCGGTTTGGAGGTGCTGCGACTGCCTTTCATTCGCGCAACCTCCCTGGGTCACGAGGTACTGCACAACTGGTGGGGAAACGGCGTGTATCCCGATTATGCAAAAGGCAACTGGTCGGAAGGATTGACCACCTTTATGGCCGATTATGCCTATAAAGAGCGGGAGAGCGATTCAGCGGCGCGGGAAATGCGGCAGGGCTGGCTGCGCGATTTTGCCGCCTTATCACCCAGCCAGTATGCGCCGCTGACAAGCTTTACCTCGCGCACGCACGGAGCTTCGCAAATCGTCGGCTACAACAAGGCTGCCATGGTGTTTTTGATGCTGCGCGACCTGCTCGGGCGGGAAACTTTCGATCGGGCACTCCAGACATTCTGGCGCGAACAGCGCTTCCGCGTTGCCTCGTGGGAGGATCTACAGCGCGCCTTTGAGACTGCTTCCGGCAGGAAGCTGCACATATTCTTCGATCAATGGCTCACTCGCCCCGGTGCGCCCGTCGTGCGATTGACGAAAGCGGTGCGAACGAAGGGAGTGGGGGGAAGCCATCATGTTTCGGTCACGCTCGAACAACCGGAACCCGCGTATCGGCTGCGGGTACCGATTGCTGTCCGTACCCAGCAAGGCGAAGAAATTCATACTGTCGATCTCGAGAACACGCAGCAAGTGTTTTCCATCGAAACTGGCGTCCCTCCGCTGGAAGTGATACTCGATCCCGATCTCCGCCTGTTCCGGCATTTAATGCCACAGGAGGCGACGCCGATCCTGCGTCAGGTGATGGTGAACAAGACAACGGTAACCGTTTTGCTGCCGGAAAGCGGACCTGCCCGCGACGCCGCGGAGATTCTGGCGACCAAGCTTCAACATCGTGCGCCAAAACTGATCCCGGGTACGGACAACATGCCGGCCACGCCGACTCTGGTGATAGGCCTGCAAGACCAGGTGGATGCGTGGCTTGCGCGGCACGAGCTGCACAGGCCGGAGGATATGAAGGGTAAAGGCTCGGCCCAAGCCTGGACTACACGCCTTTCCGACGGTACCACGCTTGCGGTCGTTTCCGCACGCGACATCGAATCCCTGGCTGCGTTGACCCGGCCACTGCCACACTATGGCCGCCAGAGCTACGTCGTGTTCGAGGGTGCGAAAGCGGTCCACCGCGGCACATGGCCTACCCGTCCACAGGCGGTGAAACTCGATTGA
- a CDS encoding ChaN family lipoprotein: MKIFKAVPVAPLFVFLVSTLFVGIFPDTAFAQTKPSTEKYKEDGGVNKETSKEANKEAKGGECAPVGVWTVPGSVSGSGKISITDVVGRAARQAVVLLGEAHDNPEHHRWQLQTLAALHAERPDMVIGFEMFPRRVQKALDQWVAGELTEAQFLAASEWNTVWSTDAAMYMPLFHFARMNRVPMVALNIDTRLRRSVATKGFAGVPENEREGVTAPAEPSNAYLDYLLPIYGEHDRAGKKKAGASAGRDDPDFRRFVEGQQLWDRAMAQGIHSALDRPQRPLVVGIMGSGHIKYGYGVPHQLKHLGVTDAGMLLPWNSGTSCDLLTADIADAIFGTALPPLAADERPRQRLGIRFEMAQDGGGARVLQVEKGSIAEKADIRESDLIIEAAGLPVKQLNDIVEIVKRQAPGTWLPLKLKRGSDTMESVAKFSPMSKR, encoded by the coding sequence TTGAAAATTTTTAAGGCTGTACCGGTTGCGCCTCTTTTCGTGTTTCTCGTTTCCACGTTATTCGTGGGGATTTTCCCGGATACTGCCTTCGCGCAGACCAAACCGTCTACGGAAAAGTACAAGGAGGATGGAGGAGTCAACAAAGAGACGAGCAAGGAAGCCAACAAGGAAGCGAAAGGCGGTGAATGCGCCCCTGTCGGAGTATGGACTGTTCCCGGTTCTGTTTCCGGTTCAGGGAAAATATCCATTACCGATGTTGTCGGGCGAGCTGCCCGGCAGGCGGTGGTGTTGCTGGGAGAAGCGCACGATAATCCCGAGCACCATCGCTGGCAGTTGCAGACGCTGGCCGCGTTGCATGCGGAGCGGCCGGACATGGTGATCGGCTTCGAGATGTTTCCGCGCAGGGTGCAAAAGGCGCTCGACCAGTGGGTGGCAGGCGAGCTTACCGAAGCCCAGTTTCTCGCTGCTTCCGAGTGGAATACGGTCTGGAGCACCGATGCAGCCATGTATATGCCCCTGTTCCACTTCGCACGCATGAATCGCGTGCCGATGGTGGCATTGAACATCGATACGCGCCTGAGGCGATCGGTTGCGACAAAGGGATTCGCGGGAGTGCCGGAGAATGAACGAGAAGGCGTAACGGCGCCCGCTGAACCGAGCAATGCATACCTTGACTATCTGCTCCCGATCTACGGCGAGCATGATCGCGCAGGCAAGAAAAAGGCGGGCGCCAGTGCGGGTCGTGACGATCCGGATTTTCGCCGCTTCGTGGAAGGCCAGCAACTGTGGGACCGGGCGATGGCGCAAGGCATTCATTCCGCATTGGACCGGCCTCAGCGTCCCCTGGTGGTGGGGATCATGGGGTCAGGGCATATCAAATATGGCTACGGTGTTCCGCACCAGTTGAAGCACCTGGGGGTGACGGATGCGGGAATGCTGCTCCCCTGGAACAGCGGTACTTCATGTGATCTGCTTACAGCGGACATAGCAGATGCGATATTCGGGACGGCGTTGCCGCCACTGGCGGCGGATGAGCGTCCCCGGCAGCGCCTGGGGATCCGCTTCGAGATGGCACAGGACGGTGGGGGTGCGCGCGTGCTGCAAGTGGAGAAGGGCAGTATCGCCGAGAAAGCGGATATACGTGAAAGTGATTTGATCATCGAGGCCGCGGGGCTGCCTGTCAAGCAGCTCAACGATATCGTGGAAATCGTCAAACGGCAGGCGCCAGGGACATGGCTCCCGCTGAAACTCAAGCGGGGCAGTGATACGATGGAGTCTGTCGCAAAGTTTTCTCCGATGTCCAAACGATGA